One segment of Cetobacterium sp. NK01 DNA contains the following:
- the pcp gene encoding pyroglutamyl-peptidase I, which translates to MKVLITGFDPFGGESINPAWEAVKAMKDSIDGIEVIKLQIPTVFKKSAEKLFAGIEEHKPDAVICIGQAGGRYDMSVERVAINMDDGRIPDNEGYQPIDTPVYEDGENAYFATLPIKGIVEEIKSAKIPASVSNTAGTYVCNHIMYSLLYYISKNNLNIKGGFIHVPYITEQVVDKKNMPYMEVTTITKALECAIQALNKYKVDVKVSGGKEF; encoded by the coding sequence ATGAAAGTTTTAATTACAGGATTTGATCCATTTGGAGGAGAAAGTATAAATCCAGCATGGGAAGCAGTGAAAGCAATGAAAGATAGTATTGATGGTATCGAGGTAATAAAATTACAAATACCAACAGTTTTCAAAAAATCAGCTGAAAAACTATTTGCAGGAATAGAAGAGCATAAACCAGATGCTGTTATATGTATTGGACAAGCTGGTGGAAGATATGATATGTCAGTTGAAAGAGTAGCGATTAATATGGATGATGGTAGAATTCCGGATAATGAAGGATATCAACCAATAGATACTCCAGTTTATGAAGATGGAGAGAATGCTTACTTTGCAACACTTCCTATTAAAGGGATTGTTGAAGAGATTAAGTCAGCAAAAATACCAGCCTCAGTTTCAAACACAGCAGGAACATATGTATGTAATCATATAATGTATTCACTACTTTATTATATATCAAAGAATAATTTAAATATAAAAGGTGGATTTATTCATGTTCCTTACATAACAGAGCAAGTTGTTGATAAGAAAAATATGCCTTATATGGAAGTTACAACTATAACAAAAGCTTTAGAGTGTGCAATTCAAGCATTAAATAAATATAAAGTAGATGTTAAAGTTTCAGGTGGTAAAGAGTTTTAA
- a CDS encoding chaperonin GroS, producing MKIKPIGKRVLVKTINLEEKTSTGIILIQNNEEKNYRIGEIISLSTDSEVNSLFSINDKVIFSKKSGVKINDSSKEQILLNLEEIFGIIEE from the coding sequence ATGAAAATTAAACCTATTGGTAAAAGAGTTCTTGTTAAAACTATAAATTTAGAAGAAAAAACATCAACAGGGATTATATTAATTCAAAATAATGAGGAAAAAAATTACAGAATTGGAGAAATAATCTCTTTAAGCACTGATTCTGAGGTAAACTCTTTATTTAGTATTAATGATAAAGTTATTTTTTCTAAAAAATCTGGAGTTAAAATTAATGATTCTTCTAAAGAACAAATTTTATTAAATTTAGAAGAAATCTTTGGTATTATTGAAGAGTAA
- a CDS encoding ROK family protein, whose protein sequence is MEFKSQNKNITNLLKFINQCGGSNKLDIAENIMVSPAALTKISKKLLGDNVLLEKKYIDENNRKKNLLVINYDRFYSVGVLIEENFTKVILTNLKNEILGELKFLNHYDGDFDEYLKDLLKFIEEIVNKSSVVSEKILGVGVVVTNEFVVKKSLDLFKEDRFVTLKKMIMQKFSGYVFVETEIRAEALYEAFLEPNHKNFFLVKYGEKRGSAIIIDNKLVNPAISHYRSMGTRHFIVEPNSDMYCEICKKKGCFDTMVSPKNIFEEILKENNYSARIVDIYKNMSFDEFIKRAENGEITECKSLRKVARYIAILMINHNNLLPLDTFLLSGRVFKSSLFLSYLKMYLQEFQLGEVHEKLIVLEKNIEKEELIASFLPINYIFYNYHFQDGSEE, encoded by the coding sequence ATGGAGTTTAAAAGTCAAAATAAAAATATTACAAATTTATTAAAATTTATCAATCAATGTGGTGGATCAAATAAGTTAGATATAGCTGAAAATATAATGGTTTCACCAGCGGCACTAACTAAAATTTCAAAAAAATTATTAGGGGATAATGTACTTCTTGAAAAAAAATATATAGATGAAAATAATAGAAAAAAAAATCTTTTAGTTATAAATTATGATAGATTTTATTCAGTAGGGGTTTTAATAGAGGAGAATTTTACTAAAGTTATATTAACTAATTTAAAAAATGAGATTTTAGGTGAATTAAAGTTTTTAAACCACTATGATGGAGATTTTGATGAATATCTGAAAGATTTACTTAAATTTATAGAGGAAATTGTAAATAAGAGTAGTGTTGTATCTGAGAAGATACTAGGTGTTGGTGTAGTTGTAACCAATGAGTTTGTTGTAAAAAAATCATTAGATCTCTTTAAAGAAGATCGTTTTGTAACTTTAAAAAAAATGATAATGCAAAAATTTTCTGGATATGTATTTGTTGAAACAGAAATTAGAGCAGAAGCTTTGTATGAAGCCTTTTTAGAGCCTAATCACAAAAACTTTTTTTTAGTAAAATATGGAGAAAAAAGAGGAAGTGCAATAATAATAGATAATAAGCTTGTAAATCCTGCTATTTCTCATTATAGATCAATGGGAACAAGGCATTTTATAGTAGAACCTAATTCAGATATGTATTGTGAAATTTGTAAGAAAAAAGGTTGTTTTGATACAATGGTTTCTCCTAAAAATATTTTTGAAGAAATTTTAAAGGAAAATAATTATTCTGCTCGTATAGTAGATATATATAAAAATATGAGCTTTGATGAGTTCATAAAAAGAGCTGAAAATGGAGAGATTACAGAGTGTAAATCTCTTAGAAAAGTAGCAAGGTATATAGCAATACTTATGATAAATCATAATAATTTATTGCCTTTAGATACATTTTTACTTTCAGGAAGAGTTTTTAAAAGTTCCCTATTTTTAAGTTATTTAAAAATGTACTTACAAGAGTTTCAATTAGGTGAAGTTCACGAAAAATTGATTGTATTAGAAAAAAATATAGAAAAAGAGGAGTTAATAGCTTCATTTTTACCTATAAACTATATATTTTATAACTATCATTTCCAAGATGGATCAGAAGAATAA
- a CDS encoding glycerol dehydrogenase, with the protein MENIILSPGKYIQGPNSLNNIAKYAKKNAFIIADNFVMSITEDIIKESFIKENLTPYFELFNGECSKVEINRLKEILKEKKSEIVIGVGGGKTLDTAKALAHYCDLPVLIVPTIASTDAPCSALSVLYTEDGVFDEYLLLPNNPNIVLMDTEIIAKAPARLLASGMGDALATYFEARACERSGALNMGGGLPTKGAMALAKLCFDTLISDGEKAMFAAQKCVCTKAVENIIEANTYLSGIGFESGGLAAAHAIHNGLTALEECHDLYHGEKVAFGTLVQLFLENAPMEEIDEVLFFCKNIGLPTSLEDLGVNSIERERLLEVAKLACAPGETIHNMPFEVTPEKVLAAILAADNYGGY; encoded by the coding sequence ATGGAAAATATTATTTTATCACCTGGTAAATATATTCAAGGACCTAACTCTTTAAACAATATTGCTAAGTATGCCAAAAAAAATGCTTTTATTATTGCAGATAATTTTGTTATGAGCATTACTGAAGATATTATAAAAGAAAGTTTTATTAAAGAAAACTTAACTCCTTATTTTGAACTTTTCAATGGAGAATGCTCTAAAGTTGAGATTAATAGATTAAAAGAGATTTTAAAAGAAAAAAAATCTGAAATTGTTATAGGAGTTGGAGGTGGTAAAACTTTAGATACCGCTAAAGCACTTGCTCATTATTGTGATCTTCCTGTTTTAATTGTTCCTACAATTGCTTCTACTGATGCTCCTTGTAGCGCATTATCTGTACTTTATACTGAAGATGGTGTTTTCGATGAATACCTTCTTTTACCCAATAATCCAAATATTGTTTTAATGGATACTGAGATTATTGCTAAGGCTCCTGCTAGATTATTAGCTAGTGGTATGGGAGATGCTCTTGCCACATACTTTGAAGCTAGAGCTTGTGAGAGATCTGGTGCCTTAAATATGGGAGGTGGTCTTCCTACTAAAGGAGCAATGGCTCTTGCTAAACTTTGCTTTGATACCCTTATTTCAGATGGTGAAAAAGCTATGTTTGCAGCTCAAAAATGTGTTTGTACAAAGGCTGTTGAAAATATTATTGAAGCTAATACGTATTTAAGTGGTATTGGATTTGAAAGTGGTGGACTAGCTGCAGCTCATGCTATTCATAACGGACTAACAGCTTTAGAAGAGTGTCACGATCTATATCATGGAGAAAAAGTAGCTTTTGGAACTTTAGTACAGCTATTTTTAGAAAATGCTCCTATGGAAGAGATTGATGAAGTTTTATTTTTCTGTAAAAATATTGGACTTCCAACGTCTTTAGAGGATTTAGGAGTTAACTCTATTGAAAGAGAAAGACTTTTAGAAGTAGCTAAATTAGCTTGTGCTCCTGGAGAAACTATACATAATATGCCATTTGAAGTAACTCCTGAAAAAGTTTTAGCTGCTATTTTAGCTGCTGATAACTATGGTGGATATTAA
- the ligA gene encoding NAD-dependent DNA ligase LigA, giving the protein MLKLFNLVEESEPKKRIDELRKEIERYNYYYYTKNESIISDFEFDKLLKELEKLERDYPEFKEDISPTKHVGAIDLKESKFKKVIHKKPMLSLSNSYNIEDVVAFTERIEKNLEYKHEKLEYVLELKLDGASISVTYEKGELVRAVTRGDGIEGEDVTENILAIETIPNYLKEDVNLEVRGEIVLPLSQFEKLNEERLKNGEEIFANPRNAASGTLRQLDSEIVKERGLDAYFYYVVEPLKYGFKTHRESLDYLDKVGIKTTKVAEVIDDLTIMEKRISYWEIEREKLDFETDGLVIKLNNIDLWDEVGYTTKSPRWAIAYKFPAKQVTTKLLDITWQVGRTGKVTPVAELEEVELSGSRVKRASLHNMDEILRKDIRIGDRVFIEKAAEIIPQVVSSIKDIRTGEEKEVIPPTHCPVCNSILEKEEGLVDLKCVNPNCPAIIQGSIEYFVSRDGMNISGFGSKIVERMLQMNYIKDITDIYNLGEHKDELMQLDKMGEKSVEKLLASIEKSKGRPYSKTLYALGIPFVGKFLGNVLAKKSKNIDKLSQMSKEELLEIDGVGDKVAESVYNFFRDEKSITIVRKLKDYGVNFGKADEDVEEKVVEDGKFTGKTFLFTGKLQKFKREEIKDLIESLGGTNMSSVSKKLDYLIVGEDAGSKLIKAKELGTVTILTEDEFIELTK; this is encoded by the coding sequence ATGCTAAAACTTTTTAATTTAGTTGAAGAGAGTGAACCTAAAAAAAGAATAGATGAATTAAGAAAAGAGATAGAGCGTTACAATTATTATTATTATACTAAAAATGAGTCTATAATTTCAGATTTTGAATTTGATAAACTTTTAAAAGAGCTAGAAAAGTTAGAAAGAGATTATCCAGAATTTAAAGAGGATATATCTCCTACAAAACATGTAGGAGCAATAGATTTAAAAGAATCAAAATTTAAAAAAGTGATTCATAAAAAGCCTATGTTAAGTTTAAGTAATTCATATAATATTGAGGATGTAGTGGCTTTTACAGAAAGAATTGAGAAAAATCTTGAGTATAAGCATGAAAAATTGGAGTATGTTCTTGAGTTGAAATTAGATGGAGCTAGTATAAGTGTAACTTATGAAAAAGGAGAGCTAGTAAGAGCGGTAACAAGAGGCGATGGAATAGAGGGAGAGGATGTTACAGAGAATATCTTAGCTATTGAAACAATTCCTAATTATTTAAAAGAAGATGTTAATTTAGAGGTTAGAGGAGAGATTGTACTTCCTTTAAGTCAATTTGAAAAATTAAATGAAGAAAGATTAAAAAATGGTGAAGAGATATTTGCCAATCCAAGAAATGCAGCTAGTGGTACTTTAAGACAGTTAGATTCAGAAATAGTTAAAGAAAGAGGATTAGATGCATATTTTTATTATGTTGTTGAGCCTTTAAAATATGGATTTAAAACTCATAGAGAAAGCTTAGATTATCTAGATAAAGTTGGTATAAAGACAACTAAAGTTGCTGAAGTGATAGATGATCTAACTATTATGGAGAAAAGAATTTCTTATTGGGAGATTGAAAGAGAAAAATTAGACTTTGAGACAGATGGATTAGTAATAAAACTAAATAATATTGATTTATGGGATGAGGTAGGTTATACAACAAAAAGTCCAAGATGGGCAATCGCTTATAAATTTCCAGCAAAACAGGTTACAACAAAACTTTTAGATATAACTTGGCAGGTAGGAAGAACTGGTAAAGTTACTCCTGTGGCAGAATTAGAAGAGGTTGAACTATCAGGAAGTAGAGTAAAAAGAGCGAGTTTACATAATATGGATGAGATTTTAAGAAAAGATATTAGAATTGGAGATAGAGTATTTATAGAAAAAGCAGCTGAAATTATTCCACAGGTGGTAAGCTCTATAAAAGACATTAGAACAGGAGAGGAAAAGGAAGTTATTCCTCCGACTCATTGCCCAGTATGTAATTCAATTCTAGAAAAAGAGGAAGGATTAGTTGATTTAAAATGCGTAAATCCTAATTGTCCAGCTATAATTCAAGGAAGTATAGAATATTTTGTTTCTCGTGATGGAATGAATATAAGTGGATTTGGAAGTAAGATTGTAGAAAGAATGTTACAAATGAATTACATAAAAGATATAACAGATATTTATAATTTAGGAGAACATAAAGATGAACTTATGCAGTTGGATAAGATGGGAGAAAAAAGTGTAGAAAAACTTTTAGCTTCAATAGAGAAAAGTAAAGGGAGACCATACTCTAAAACACTGTATGCTTTAGGAATACCTTTTGTTGGAAAATTTTTAGGAAATGTTTTGGCAAAAAAAAGTAAAAACATAGACAAATTATCTCAAATGTCTAAAGAGGAACTTTTAGAAATTGATGGTGTAGGAGATAAAGTAGCTGAGTCAGTTTATAACTTTTTTAGAGATGAAAAATCTATAACAATAGTAAGAAAATTGAAAGATTATGGAGTAAATTTTGGAAAAGCAGATGAAGATGTTGAAGAAAAGGTAGTTGAAGATGGAAAGTTTACAGGAAAAACTTTTTTATTTACAGGAAAACTACAAAAATTTAAAAGAGAAGAGATTAAAGATCTAATAGAGTCTTTAGGTGGGACTAATATGTCATCTGTAAGTAAAAAATTAGATTATCTAATTGTGGGAGAAGATGCAGGAAGTAAGTTAATAAAAGCAAAAGAACTAGGAACAGTGACAATTTTAACAGAGGATGAATTTATAGAATTAACTAAATAA
- the celB gene encoding PTS cellobiose transporter subunit IIC, with translation MSNFMNLIEEKLMPVAAKVGQNRYLNAIKDGFVYTMPFLIIGSFILLMVNLPFTDPNNILYMEWYANLMGAFKGDLVQPFYVSMGIMSLFVSYGIGMSLSNSYGLNGTTGGFLSMYAFLLVSAKLDWLPVGQAEGAGALFLIPDGGWMPIMDARYLDAKGLFTAILGAIIAIEIFRLLVQKKFVIKLPDSVPPAIAKSFELLIPIVFVTILFQAINIFAMKSLNIMVPEIILKAFAPLLNMSDSLISVIFIIIITHLLWFAGLHGTNIVIAIINSITLSNLAANQAALQAGETLPKIFAGGFLDAYVYIGGAGATLGLALAMSVSKNAHIKSIGKLSVIPAVFNINEPIMFGAPIVMNPLLFIPFVGIPVLNACIAWFATKFDLVGKIITLVPWTTPGPIGALLATNFSITAFILSCGLVAVSFFLYIPFLRVYEKSLNETEAA, from the coding sequence ATGAGTAATTTTATGAATCTTATTGAAGAAAAACTTATGCCTGTTGCTGCCAAAGTTGGGCAAAACAGATATTTAAATGCAATCAAAGATGGTTTTGTTTATACAATGCCGTTCTTAATTATCGGTTCATTTATCCTTTTAATGGTAAACCTACCATTCACTGATCCTAATAACATACTTTACATGGAGTGGTATGCTAATTTAATGGGAGCTTTTAAAGGAGATTTAGTACAACCTTTCTATGTAAGTATGGGAATTATGTCTTTATTCGTTTCTTACGGAATTGGAATGTCTTTATCTAATAGTTATGGTCTTAACGGTACAACTGGTGGATTCTTATCAATGTATGCATTTTTACTAGTTTCAGCGAAACTAGATTGGTTACCTGTTGGTCAAGCTGAGGGAGCTGGAGCTCTATTCCTTATCCCTGATGGTGGATGGATGCCAATTATGGATGCTAGATATCTTGATGCTAAAGGACTATTCACAGCTATCCTAGGAGCAATAATAGCTATTGAAATATTCAGATTATTAGTACAAAAGAAGTTCGTTATTAAACTTCCTGATTCTGTACCACCTGCAATTGCTAAATCATTTGAGTTATTAATCCCAATCGTGTTTGTTACAATCCTTTTCCAAGCAATAAATATATTTGCAATGAAGAGCTTAAACATCATGGTTCCTGAGATTATCTTAAAAGCTTTTGCACCATTACTTAATATGTCTGATTCATTAATCTCTGTAATCTTTATTATCATAATCACTCACCTTTTATGGTTTGCTGGATTACACGGAACTAATATTGTTATAGCTATTATTAACTCTATAACACTGTCTAACTTAGCTGCTAACCAAGCTGCTCTTCAAGCTGGTGAAACTTTACCTAAAATATTTGCAGGAGGATTCCTTGATGCTTATGTTTATATTGGAGGAGCTGGAGCTACTTTAGGACTTGCACTTGCTATGTCTGTAAGTAAAAATGCACATATTAAATCAATTGGAAAACTTTCAGTTATTCCAGCAGTATTCAATATCAATGAACCAATAATGTTTGGAGCACCTATTGTAATGAACCCATTACTATTCATTCCATTCGTTGGAATCCCAGTATTAAATGCTTGTATAGCATGGTTTGCTACAAAGTTTGATTTAGTAGGAAAAATTATAACTCTTGTTCCTTGGACAACTCCAGGACCAATTGGAGCATTACTTGCTACTAACTTCAGTATTACTGCCTTCATTTTAAGTTGTGGATTAGTTGCTGTTTCATTCTTCCTATACATTCCTTTCTTAAGAGTGTATGAAAAATCTTTAAATGAAACTGAAGCTGCTTAA
- a CDS encoding PTS sugar transporter subunit IIB: MKKILLLCSAGMSTSMVVKKMEAAAAAENIEVKIDAVGLEQFHELLPQYDVFLLGPQVRFKKAELGAIAAEAGKPLDVIDTMAYGTLNGKKILDFALSLAK; the protein is encoded by the coding sequence ATGAAAAAAATATTATTACTTTGTTCTGCAGGAATGTCAACAAGTATGGTTGTTAAAAAAATGGAAGCTGCTGCTGCTGCTGAAAATATAGAGGTTAAAATTGATGCTGTAGGTTTAGAGCAATTCCACGAGTTATTACCTCAATATGATGTATTTCTTTTAGGACCACAAGTTAGATTTAAGAAAGCTGAGTTAGGTGCTATTGCGGCTGAAGCTGGAAAGCCTTTAGATGTTATTGATACTATGGCTTATGGAACATTAAATGGTAAGAAAATTTTAGACTTTGCTTTAAGCTTAGCTAAATAA